One Scyliorhinus canicula chromosome 12, sScyCan1.1, whole genome shotgun sequence genomic region harbors:
- the LOC119975182 gene encoding uncharacterized protein LOC119975182 isoform X9 encodes MGLSILFLLLWGNCFWISGLDTSHLNLSNASVRYFDYPEEITCGPTGVMVRIRNDSFHGMYLRLSIVDNHGVPRDLHSLPSNCSYATVPQADGSLLFTTPYKGCYVHSINNTISLELRIDGIDESKRIMVIERIPVNCTLPSLASVTDVSLTVIPTRGSISLDPKTATVATIPEAQELVSIPVATVPVTHVPANATVSVTHVPANATVPVATVPVTHVPVPVTHVPANATVPVATVPVTHVPFNATVPVTHVPANATVPVTHVPFNATVPVTHVPASATVPVATVPVTQVPANATVPVTQVPASATVPVATIPVTHVPASATVPIATVPVTQVPANATIPVTQVPANATVPVATIPVTHVPASATVPVATVPVTQVPANATIPVTQVPANATVPVATIPVTQVPANATVTTVPIDLTPATFTPASFTMDLMPNGDKAYICDVGAKDRVGCGNASLGELACNAKGCCYDPADKKSPCFYGKTAYIDCTTNGLFTIVISKAATVPPLHLGSVYLLNNKSSQCVPLVKTTEFVIFRFPLDSCGATRMIAGPNITYKVDIMAKRKTQSGPRGSITRESTFRLHVICHLTGSRDLPLMLVVNTPSPLPFVVKDGVLKMEMRIAKDESYSTWFTDEDFPLVRLLREPVYVEVRLLHRADASIALLLNDCWATQTLDPRHGRKWSILVNGCPYYRDNYLTQLHASTPNLVFPTHHKRFEVKTFAFWRRHIQTQLSGEVYFHCSATVCVLSEIEECTMTCDAGKRIARNSDFNTSADALSETLQHQELVTLKRPILFALEGNVAESSQTTGNLADGILLAAAVASLMLAFICGLVLCRSCKQMHMS; translated from the exons ATGGGGCTCTCGATACTATTCCTCCTCCTCTGGGGTAACTGCTTCTGGATCAGCGGCCTAGACACGTCCCACCTCAATCTCAGCAATGCCTCTGTCCGCTACTTTGACTATCCCGAGGAGATCACTTGTGGGCCGACCGGCGTCATGGTGCGAATTCGTAACGACTCCTTTCATGGAATGTACCTCAGACTGTCCATCGTGG ATAACCATGGCGTACCGAGAGATTTGCATTCATTGCCCAGCAATTGTTCATATGCAACGGTGCCACAAGCAGATGGGTCCTTGCTTTTCACTACTCCATACAAAGGATGCTATGTTCATAGCATA AATAATACCATCAGCCTAGAGTTGAGAATTGATGGAATTGACGAATCTAAAAGAATCATGGTTATCGAACGTATTCCTGTAAACTGTACACTGCCGTCATTGGCTTCTGTAACTG ATGTATCTCTGACGGTGATTCCGACAAGAGGAAGCATTTCCTTGGATCCAAAGACTGCCACAGTAGCCACCATCCCTGAGGCCCAGGAGTTGGTCAGCATCCCTGTagccactgtcccagtgacccaTGTGCCAGCCAAtgccact GTTTCAGTGACCCATGTGCCAGCCAATGCCACTGTTCCAGTAGCCACTGTTCCAGTGACCCATGTGCCA GTTCCAGTGACCCATGTGCCAGCCAATGCCACGGTTCCAGTAGCCACGGTTCCAGTGACCCATGTGCCATTCAATGCCACGGTTCCAGTGACCCATGTGCCAGCCAATGCCACTGTTCCAGTGACCCATGTGCCATTTAATGCCACGGTCCCAGTGACCCATgtgccagccagtgccacagttcCCGTAGCCACTGTTCCAGTGACCCAGGTGCCAGCCAATGCCACTGTTCCAGTGACCCAGGTGCCAGCCAGTGCCACGGTTCCAGTAGCCACTATCCCAGTGACCCATgtgccagccagtgccacagttcCCATAGCCACTGTTCCAGTGACCCAGGTGCCAGCCAATGCCACTATCCCAGTGACCCAGGTGCCAGCCAATGCCACGGTTCCAGTAGCCACTATCCCAGTGACCCATgtgccagccagtgccacagttcCCGTAGCCACTGTTCCAGTGACCCAGGTGCCAGCCAATGCCACTATCCCAGTGACCCAGGTGCCAGCCAATGCCACGGTTCCAGTAGCCACTATCCCAGTGACCCAGGTGCCAGCCAATGCCACAGTTACCACTGTCCCTATTGATCTCACACCAGCTACATTCACTCCAGCCTCTTTCACCATGGACCTGATGCCAAATGGAG ACAAAGCCTACATTTGTGATGTTGGTGCCAAGGACCGTGTAGGCTGTGGCAATGCCTCACTTGGTGAGCTGGCATGTAATGCCAAAGGATGCTGCTACGATCCAGCTGACAAGAAATCCCCTTGCTTTTATGGGAAAACCG CTTATATTGACTGCACCACCAACGGGCTATTTACAATTGTAATATCCAAGGCTGCAACAGTACCCCCACTCCATCTTGGCTCTGTCTACTTGTTGAATAACAAGAGTTCTCAATGTGTGCCTCTAGTCAAGACAACTGAATTTGTTATCTTCCGCTTTCCCCTTGATTCATGCGGGGCCACACGAATG ATTGCTGGGCCAAACATCACTTACAAAGTGGATATAATGGCAAAAAGGAAAACCCAAAGTGGACCTCGTGGCTCTATAACCAGAGAGAGCACTTTCAG GTTGCATGTGATATGCCATTTGACTGGCAGTAGGGACCTTCCTTTGATGCTTGTGGTAAATACTCCTTCACCCCTGCCTTTCGTAGTGAAGGATGGTGTTCTGAAAATGGAAATGAGGATTGCAAAAG ATGAGTCGTATAGTACTTGGTTTACTGATGAAGACTTCCCTCTAGTGAGACTTCTTAGGGAGCCAGTGTATGTAGAAGTACGCCTGCTCCACAGAGCTGATGCCAGCATTGCACTCTTACTGAATGACTGCTGGGCAACACAAACACTGGACCCTCGTCATGGTAGAAAATGGAGCATTCTTGTGAATGG GTGCCCATATTATAGGGATAACTACTTGACCCAGCTGCATGCATCAACTCCCAACCTGGTGTTCCCAACACATCACAAACGATTTGAAGTGAAGACGTTTGCATTCTGGAGAcgacacattcaaacacagctgAGTGGAGAG GTCTACTTTCATTGTAGTGCAACTGTGTGCGTTCTGTCTGAAATAGAAGAGTGTACAATGACTTGTGATGCTGGAAAAA GGATAGCTAGAAATTCAGACTTCAACACTTCTGCTGACGCCTTGTCTGAAACACTTCAACATCAAGAACTGGTAACACTGAAGAGACCCATACTTTTTGCCCTTGAAGGAAATGTTGCAGAGTCATCTCAGACAACAG GAAACCTTGCTGATGGCATCCTTCTTGCAGCTGCTGTGGCATCCctcatgttggcctttatctgtGGTCTAGTTCTATGCAGGAGCTGCAAACAAATGCACATGTCTTGA
- the LOC119975182 gene encoding uncharacterized protein LOC119975182 isoform X10, with the protein MGLSILFLLLWGNCFWISGLDTSHLNLSNASVRYFDYPEEITCGPTGVMVRIRNDSFHGMYLRLSIVDNHGVPRDLHSLPSNCSYATVPQADGSLLFTTPYKGCYVHSINNTISLELRIDGIDESKRIMVIERIPVNCTLPSLASVTDVSLTVIPTRGSISLDPKTATVATIPEAQELVSIPVATVPVTHVPANATVPVTHVPANATVATAPAIHVPFNTTVPVTHVPFNATVPVATVPVTHVPANATVPVATVPVTHVPFNATVPVTHVPANATVPVATVPVTHVPANATVPIATVPVTQVPANATIPVTQVPANATVPVATIPVTHVPASATVPVATVPVTQVPANATIPVTQVPANATVPVATIPVTQVPANATVTTVPIDLTPATFTPASFTMDLMPNGDKAYICDVGAKDRVGCGNASLGELACNAKGCCYDPADKKSPCFYGKTAYIDCTTNGLFTIVISKAATVPPLHLGSVYLLNNKSSQCVPLVKTTEFVIFRFPLDSCGATRMIAGPNITYKVDIMAKRKTQSGPRGSITRESTFRLHVICHLTGSRDLPLMLVVNTPSPLPFVVKDGVLKMEMRIAKDESYSTWFTDEDFPLVRLLREPVYVEVRLLHRADASIALLLNDCWATQTLDPRHGRKWSILVNGCPYYRDNYLTQLHASTPNLVFPTHHKRFEVKTFAFWRRHIQTQLSGEVYFHCSATVCVLSEIEECTMTCDAGKRIARNSDFNTSADALSETLQHQELVTLKRPILFALEGNVAESSQTTGNLADGILLAAAVASLMLAFICGLVLCRSCKQMHMS; encoded by the exons ATGGGGCTCTCGATACTATTCCTCCTCCTCTGGGGTAACTGCTTCTGGATCAGCGGCCTAGACACGTCCCACCTCAATCTCAGCAATGCCTCTGTCCGCTACTTTGACTATCCCGAGGAGATCACTTGTGGGCCGACCGGCGTCATGGTGCGAATTCGTAACGACTCCTTTCATGGAATGTACCTCAGACTGTCCATCGTGG ATAACCATGGCGTACCGAGAGATTTGCATTCATTGCCCAGCAATTGTTCATATGCAACGGTGCCACAAGCAGATGGGTCCTTGCTTTTCACTACTCCATACAAAGGATGCTATGTTCATAGCATA AATAATACCATCAGCCTAGAGTTGAGAATTGATGGAATTGACGAATCTAAAAGAATCATGGTTATCGAACGTATTCCTGTAAACTGTACACTGCCGTCATTGGCTTCTGTAACTG ATGTATCTCTGACGGTGATTCCGACAAGAGGAAGCATTTCCTTGGATCCAAAGACTGCCACAGTAGCCACCATCCCTGAGGCCCAGGAGTTGGTCAGCATCCCTGTagccactgtcccagtgacccaTGTGCCAGCCAAtgccactgtcccagtgacccaTGTGCCAGCCAATGCCACAGTTGCCACGGCCCCAGCGATCCATGTGCCATTCAACACCACGGTCCCAGTGACCCATGTGCCATTCAACGCCACGGTTCCAGTAGCCACTGTTCCGGTGACCCATGTGCCAGCCAATGCCACGGTTCCAGTA GCCACGGTCCCAGTGACCCATGTGCCATTCAATGCCACGGTCCCAGTGACCCATGTGCCAGCCAATGCCACAGTTCCCGTAGCCACTGTTCCAGTGACCCATGTGCCAGCCAATGCCACAGTTCCCATAGCCACTGTTCCAGTGACCCAG GTGCCAGCCAATGCCACTATCCCAGTGACCCAGGTGCCAGCCAATGCCACGGTTCCAGTAGCCACTATCCCAGTGACCCATgtgccagccagtgccacagttcCCGTAGCCACTGTTCCAGTGACCCAGGTGCCAGCCAATGCCACTATCCCAGTGACCCAGGTGCCAGCCAATGCCACGGTTCCAGTAGCCACTATCCCAGTGACCCAGGTGCCAGCCAATGCCACAGTTACCACTGTCCCTATTGATCTCACACCAGCTACATTCACTCCAGCCTCTTTCACCATGGACCTGATGCCAAATGGAG ACAAAGCCTACATTTGTGATGTTGGTGCCAAGGACCGTGTAGGCTGTGGCAATGCCTCACTTGGTGAGCTGGCATGTAATGCCAAAGGATGCTGCTACGATCCAGCTGACAAGAAATCCCCTTGCTTTTATGGGAAAACCG CTTATATTGACTGCACCACCAACGGGCTATTTACAATTGTAATATCCAAGGCTGCAACAGTACCCCCACTCCATCTTGGCTCTGTCTACTTGTTGAATAACAAGAGTTCTCAATGTGTGCCTCTAGTCAAGACAACTGAATTTGTTATCTTCCGCTTTCCCCTTGATTCATGCGGGGCCACACGAATG ATTGCTGGGCCAAACATCACTTACAAAGTGGATATAATGGCAAAAAGGAAAACCCAAAGTGGACCTCGTGGCTCTATAACCAGAGAGAGCACTTTCAG GTTGCATGTGATATGCCATTTGACTGGCAGTAGGGACCTTCCTTTGATGCTTGTGGTAAATACTCCTTCACCCCTGCCTTTCGTAGTGAAGGATGGTGTTCTGAAAATGGAAATGAGGATTGCAAAAG ATGAGTCGTATAGTACTTGGTTTACTGATGAAGACTTCCCTCTAGTGAGACTTCTTAGGGAGCCAGTGTATGTAGAAGTACGCCTGCTCCACAGAGCTGATGCCAGCATTGCACTCTTACTGAATGACTGCTGGGCAACACAAACACTGGACCCTCGTCATGGTAGAAAATGGAGCATTCTTGTGAATGG GTGCCCATATTATAGGGATAACTACTTGACCCAGCTGCATGCATCAACTCCCAACCTGGTGTTCCCAACACATCACAAACGATTTGAAGTGAAGACGTTTGCATTCTGGAGAcgacacattcaaacacagctgAGTGGAGAG GTCTACTTTCATTGTAGTGCAACTGTGTGCGTTCTGTCTGAAATAGAAGAGTGTACAATGACTTGTGATGCTGGAAAAA GGATAGCTAGAAATTCAGACTTCAACACTTCTGCTGACGCCTTGTCTGAAACACTTCAACATCAAGAACTGGTAACACTGAAGAGACCCATACTTTTTGCCCTTGAAGGAAATGTTGCAGAGTCATCTCAGACAACAG GAAACCTTGCTGATGGCATCCTTCTTGCAGCTGCTGTGGCATCCctcatgttggcctttatctgtGGTCTAGTTCTATGCAGGAGCTGCAAACAAATGCACATGTCTTGA